A region from the Palaemon carinicauda isolate YSFRI2023 chromosome 16, ASM3689809v2, whole genome shotgun sequence genome encodes:
- the LOC137655169 gene encoding tropomyosin beta chain-like, giving the protein MAVIFLPVSIVSKNIVYMLLFFGRIYASYAKEQSSSRKAEEEHLKLVKDVDVRNQELLKEIAESKEKEVALQQRIQQLETQLEKKIITHSEDEKSIRGDSGRIVRMAIEQKNKKKDDENYERSLEFQQELKHHKRNVLLEEELEKTQQKLAIARKQLELSRNWIGVLKEEIAELDQKQEVRSPQLCEETTRRLESLERKLLEKNGQMEALQATINSQGLQIENNQTVINQLLEMMKNVDFRQVLLDEKEERLRQREAKLKSREAKHWGLESKRADSGNQRRRQWELDYHEFLVKSRQYALDNAFYYHDYGSFWFPVWIPPYSPLDASEYFERLSHKVLNVKQTG; this is encoded by the coding sequence ATGGCTGTTATATTTTTACCTGTATCTATTGTatcaaaaaatattgtttatatgttattgtttttcGGAAGAATTTATGCAAGCTATGCCAAGGAGCAATCGTCGTCGAGGAAGGCTGAGGAGGAACACTTGAAGCTAGTTAAGGACGTCGATGTGAGGAACCAAGAACTTTTGAAGGAAATTGCGGAAAGCAAGGAAAAGGAAGTCGCCCTCCAGCAGAGGATTCAGCAACTGGAGACgcaattagaaaagaaaataattacccaCTCTGAGGATGAAAAAAGCATTCGTGGCGATTCTGGGAGAATAGTCCGGATGGCTATAGaacagaagaacaagaagaaggacGACGAAAACTATGAACGATCTCTGGAATTCCAACAGGAGTTGAAGCATCATAAGCGAAATGTTCTCCTAGAAGAAGAACTGGAAAAAACACAGCAAAAACTGGCGATAGCGAGGAAACAACTAGAACTTTCTCGAAATTGGATTGGAGTCCTGAAGGAAGAGATAGCCGAATTGGATCAGAAACAGGAGGTGAGGAGTCCTCAACTCTGCGAAGAGACGACCAGGAGGTTGGAAAGCCTCGAAAGGAAACTGTTGGAGAAGAATGGTCAAATGGAGGCATTACAAGCGACCATAAACTCTCAAGGTCTTCAAATTGAGAACAATCAAACGGTAATCAACCAATTACTTGAAATGATGAAAAATGTGGATTTCCGACAAGTCCTTCtcgatgaaaaagaagaaaggctCCGGCAAAGAGAAGCAAAACTGAAGTCCAGAGAAGCTAAGCACTGGGGACTGGAGTCAAAACGGGCAGATTCAGGAAATCAACGTAGACGTCAATGGGAATTGGACTACCACGAATTCCTTGTAAAAAGTCGCCAGTATGCTCTCGATAATGCCTTCTATTATCATGACTATGGTAGTTTTTGGTTTCCGGTTTGGATTCCTCCATACTCCCCACTGGATGCTTCCGAATATTTTGAACGACTCTCGCATAAAGTGTTAAATGTAAAACAGACTGGATAA